From a single Ammospiza nelsoni isolate bAmmNel1 chromosome 11, bAmmNel1.pri, whole genome shotgun sequence genomic region:
- the LOC132078381 gene encoding 2-epi-5-epi-valiolone synthase-like — translation MLVTEEACAAAVPGATMPQKPQQTDFQLVRVKSTWSRIKKGETLSNNDENEVTLSEATIGECISEGGISWIVEAPIYFCYKVVETYNILEPSNTTLLWGHITDPQQTEPATASKRKLRRFIVIDEVVDKLYGSQVREYFEQNNVQHKILALPTTEETKSMDLVLNILHEVQSFSLDRRTEPIIAIGGGVCLDIVGLAASLYRRRTPYIRVPTTLLSYVDASVGAKNGVNFLQCKNKLGGYTPPVASFLDRSFLQSIPRRHISNGLGEILKMALMKHKGLFYLLKNHGKYLLDTKFQSCNSFAHHGDAALQTTRIAIETMLEELAPNLWEDDLDRLVDFGHLISPELEMRVLPSLMHGEAVNVDMAFMTYVAHARGLLAAEDKEQILQCMRGLELPVWHSGCSWALIQRALRERLKHSGGQLRMPLPTGLGVADIFNDTSEETLERAYELWVKDCKMGLEEELQAQGDSPAPSLSCVPL, via the exons ATGCTGGTGACAGAGGAGGCGTGTGCTGCAGCAGTCCCAGGAGCCACCATGCCCCAGAAGCCCCAGCAGACAGATTTCCAGCTGGTAAGAGTCAAGAGCACATGGAGCCGCATCAAGAAAGGAGAAACCCTCTCCAACAACGATGAGAACGAGGTCACTCTCTCTGAGGCAACAAT AGGCGAGTGCATCTCCGAAGGTGGGATTTCCTGGATCGTTGAAGCTCCCATCTATTTTTGCTACAAAGTGGTAGAAACATACAACATCCTGGAGCCCTCTAACACCACTCTGCTCTGGGGCCACATCACTGATCCCCAGCAAACAGagcctgccacagccagcaAGAGGAAACTGAGACGCTTCATCGTCATAGACGAAGTCGTCGACAAACTTTACGGCTCCCAAGTCAGAGAATACTTCGAACAGAACAACGTCCAGCACAAAATCCTCGCCCTGCCCACTACCGAGGAAACAAAATCCATGGACTTGGTGTTGAACATCTTGCACGAGGTGCAGAGCTTCAGCCTGGACCGGCGCACGGAGCCCATCATCGCCATCGGCGGGGGCGTGTGCCTGGACATCGTGGGGCTCGCCGCGTCGCTCTACAGGAGACGTACCCCCTACATTCGGGTCCCCACCACCCTCCTCTCCTACGTGGATGCCAGCGTGGGGGCCAAGAACGGGGTGAACTTTCTGCAGTGTAAGAACAAGCTCGGGGGCTACACCCCGCCCGTGGCGAGTTTCCTGGATAGGTCCTTCCTCCAGAGCATCCCTCGGCGACACATCTCCAACGGCCTTGGGGAAATTTTAAAG ATGGCCCTCATGAAACACAAAGGGCTGTTTTACCTGCTCAAGAACCATGGAAAATACCTACTGGACACCAAGTTCCAGTCCTGCAACAGCTTTGCCCACCATGGGGATGCTGCACTGCAGACTACCAGGATTGCCATTGAAACCATGCTGGAAGAGCTGGCTCCCAACCTCTGGGAGGATGACCTGGACAGACTGGTTGATTTTGGCCACCTTATTAGCCCAGAGCTGGAAATG AGGGTTCTGCCGTCACTGATGCACGGGGAAGCTGTGAATGTCGACATGGCCTTCATGACGTACGTGGCCCACGCGCGCGGGCTGCTGGCCGCCGAGGACAAGGAGCAGATCCTGCAGTGCATGCGGGGCCTGGAGCTGCCGGTCTGGCACAGCGGCTGCAGCTGGGCCCTCATCCAGAGAGCCCTGCGGGAGCGCCTCAAGCACAGCGGGGGACAGCTCCGGATGCCCCTGCCCACAGGCCTCGGCGTGGCAG ACATATTCAATGACACCAGTGAAGAGACCCTGGAAAGAGCATATGAGCTGTGGGTCAAGGACTGCAAGATGGGGCTGGAGGAAGAGCTGCAAGCCCAAGGTGACAGTCCTGCCCCAAGCCTGAGCTGTGTGCCATTGTAA